A window from Larimichthys crocea isolate SSNF chromosome XXIII, L_crocea_2.0, whole genome shotgun sequence encodes these proteins:
- the eya1 gene encoding protein phosphatase EYA1 isoform X5 — MEMQDLASPHSRVSGSSESPNGPNLDNSHINNNSMTPNGTEGDNITMLTTADWLLGSNSQSAAVKTEPMSSSEIATSVADTSLDSFSGSAIGTSGFSPRQTHQFSPQIYPSNRTYPHILPTPSSQNMAAYGQTQYTTGMQQAAAYASYPQPGQPYGIPAYGQDQDLAHNKPCSHNSSSPLWAGIKTEGGLSQSQSPGQTGFLSYSSGFTTPQTGQAPYSYQMQGGTFTTTSGLYPGNNSLTNSTGFNSTQQDYPSYPSFGQGQYAQYYNSSPYTSPYMTSNNTSPSTPSTTTTYTLQEPPTGITSQALTENPAAEYSTIHSPSTPIKDSDSDRLRRASDGKSRGRGRRNNNPSPPPDSDLERVFIWDLDETIIVFHSLLTGSYANRYGRDPPTSVSLGLRMEEMIFNLADTHLFFNDLEECDQVHIDDVSSDDNGQDLSTYNFGADGFHAAATSANLCLATGVRGGVDWMRKLAFRYRRVKEIYTTYKNNVGGLLGPAKREAWLQLRAEIEALTDSWLTLALKALTLIHSRSNCVNILVTTTQLIPALAKVLLYGLGIVFPIENIYSATKIGKESCFERVIQRFGRKVVYIVVGDGVEEEQGSKKHNMPFWRISSHSDLMALHHALDLEYL; from the exons CATGACACCCAATGGCACTGAAG GTGATAACATCACAATGCTTACCACTGCAGACTGGTTGTTAGGTTCTAACTCACAGTCTGCTGCAG TTAAAACCGAGCCAATGAGCAGCAGCGAAATCGCCACCTCGGTAGCAGACACCTCTCTAGACAGCTTCTCAGGATCAG CTATTGGAACCAGTGGCTTCAGCCCAAGACAAACTCACCAGTTCTCTCCACAGATTTACCCTTCCAA CAGAACATATCCGCATATTCTTCCTACCCCTTCATCCCAAAATATGGCTGCGTATGGGCAGACGCAGTACACCACAGGAATGCAGCAGGCCGCAGCTTATGCTAGCTACCCCCAGCCTGGCCAGCCCTATGGCATCCCAGCCTATG GTCAGGACCAAGACCTTGCTCATAACAAACCGTGTTCCCACAATTCCTCCA GTCCATTGTGGGCAGGCATAAAGACGGAGGGGGGTCTGAGCCAGTCCCAGTCCCCAGGACAGACTGGCTTCCTAAGCTACAGCTCCGGCTTCACCACGCCGCAAACAGGACAGGCCCCCTACAGTTACCAGATGCAGG GTGGTACTTTCACAACAACGTCAGGATTGTATCCAGGAAACAACTCCCTGACAAACTCCACCGGCTTCAACAGTACACAACAG GACTACCCCAGTTATCCATCTTTTGGCCAGGGGCAGTATGCTCAGTATTACAACAGCTCACCCTACACTTCACCCTACATGACAAGTAACAACACCAGCCCCAGCAcgccctccaccaccaccacttacACCCTCCAGGAGCCACCCACTGGCATCACTAGCCAGGCCCTCACAGAGAACCCCGCTG cGGAGTACAGTACCATCCACAGTCCATCAACCCCCATtaaagattcagattcagatcgATTGCGCCGGGCCTCGGATGGAAAGTCACGTGGCCGGGGAAGAAGGAACAACAACCCATCACCGCCGCCTGACTCCGACCTTGAG CGAGTTTTCATCTGGGACCTGGATGAAACAATCATCGTTTTCCATTCCTTGCTTACGGGTTCTTATGCCAACAGATATGGACGG GATCCACCGACATCTGTGTCACTAGGCCTGAGGATGGAAGAAATGATCTTCAACTTGGCCGACACACACCTATTCTTTAACGACTTAGAG GAATGTGACCAGGTACATATCGACGATGTGTCCTCCGATGACAACGGCCAGGATCTAAG TACATATAACTTCGGCGCTGACGGTTTCCACGCAGCAGCGACCAGTGCCAATCTCTGTCTGGCCACAGGCGTGCGAGGAGGTGTGGACTGGATGAGAAAACTGGCCTTCCGCTACCGACGAGTAAAAGAAATCTACACCACCTACAAAAATAACGTCGGAG GTCTGCTGGGCCCAGCCAAAAGGGAAGCCTGGTTGCAATTGCGAGCAGAAATTGAAGCCTTGACGGACTCCTGGTTAACACTGGCACTGAAAGCACTAACATTAATCCACTCAAG GTCAAACTGTGTGAATATCCTTGTGACCACCACGCAGCTCATCCCTGCCCTGGCTAAGGTTTTGCTCTACGGCTTGGGAATAGTCTTTCCAATCGAGAATATTTATAGTGCAACCAAAATAG GGAAGGAGAGCTGCTTTGAGAGAGTTATTCAAAGGTTCGGGAGGAAAGTTGTTTACATTGTTGTTGGAGATGGCGTGGAAGAGGAGCAAGGCTCAAAAAAG
- the eya1 gene encoding protein phosphatase EYA1 isoform X6 produces the protein MEMQDLASPHSRVSGSSESPNGPNLDNSHINNNSMTPNGTEGDNITMLTTADWLLGSNSQSAAVKTEPMSSSEIATSVADTSLDSFSGSAIGTSGFSPRQTHQFSPQIYPSNRTYPHILPTPSSQNMAAYGQTQYTTGMQQAAAYASYPQPGQPYGIPAYGIKTEGGLSQSQSPGQTGFLSYSSGFTTPQTGQAPYSYQMQGGTFTTTSGLYPGNNSLTNSTGFNSTQQDYPSYPSFGQGQYAQYYNSSPYTSPYMTSNNTSPSTPSTTTTYTLQEPPTGITSQALTENPAAEYSTIHSPSTPIKDSDSDRLRRASDGKSRGRGRRNNNPSPPPDSDLERVFIWDLDETIIVFHSLLTGSYANRYGRDPPTSVSLGLRMEEMIFNLADTHLFFNDLEECDQVHIDDVSSDDNGQDLSTYNFGADGFHAAATSANLCLATGVRGGVDWMRKLAFRYRRVKEIYTTYKNNVGGLLGPAKREAWLQLRAEIEALTDSWLTLALKALTLIHSRSNCVNILVTTTQLIPALAKVLLYGLGIVFPIENIYSATKIGKESCFERVIQRFGRKVVYIVVGDGVEEEQGSKKHNMPFWRISSHSDLMALHHALDLEYL, from the exons CATGACACCCAATGGCACTGAAG GTGATAACATCACAATGCTTACCACTGCAGACTGGTTGTTAGGTTCTAACTCACAGTCTGCTGCAG TTAAAACCGAGCCAATGAGCAGCAGCGAAATCGCCACCTCGGTAGCAGACACCTCTCTAGACAGCTTCTCAGGATCAG CTATTGGAACCAGTGGCTTCAGCCCAAGACAAACTCACCAGTTCTCTCCACAGATTTACCCTTCCAA CAGAACATATCCGCATATTCTTCCTACCCCTTCATCCCAAAATATGGCTGCGTATGGGCAGACGCAGTACACCACAGGAATGCAGCAGGCCGCAGCTTATGCTAGCTACCCCCAGCCTGGCCAGCCCTATGGCATCCCAGCCTATG GCATAAAGACGGAGGGGGGTCTGAGCCAGTCCCAGTCCCCAGGACAGACTGGCTTCCTAAGCTACAGCTCCGGCTTCACCACGCCGCAAACAGGACAGGCCCCCTACAGTTACCAGATGCAGG GTGGTACTTTCACAACAACGTCAGGATTGTATCCAGGAAACAACTCCCTGACAAACTCCACCGGCTTCAACAGTACACAACAG GACTACCCCAGTTATCCATCTTTTGGCCAGGGGCAGTATGCTCAGTATTACAACAGCTCACCCTACACTTCACCCTACATGACAAGTAACAACACCAGCCCCAGCAcgccctccaccaccaccacttacACCCTCCAGGAGCCACCCACTGGCATCACTAGCCAGGCCCTCACAGAGAACCCCGCTG cGGAGTACAGTACCATCCACAGTCCATCAACCCCCATtaaagattcagattcagatcgATTGCGCCGGGCCTCGGATGGAAAGTCACGTGGCCGGGGAAGAAGGAACAACAACCCATCACCGCCGCCTGACTCCGACCTTGAG CGAGTTTTCATCTGGGACCTGGATGAAACAATCATCGTTTTCCATTCCTTGCTTACGGGTTCTTATGCCAACAGATATGGACGG GATCCACCGACATCTGTGTCACTAGGCCTGAGGATGGAAGAAATGATCTTCAACTTGGCCGACACACACCTATTCTTTAACGACTTAGAG GAATGTGACCAGGTACATATCGACGATGTGTCCTCCGATGACAACGGCCAGGATCTAAG TACATATAACTTCGGCGCTGACGGTTTCCACGCAGCAGCGACCAGTGCCAATCTCTGTCTGGCCACAGGCGTGCGAGGAGGTGTGGACTGGATGAGAAAACTGGCCTTCCGCTACCGACGAGTAAAAGAAATCTACACCACCTACAAAAATAACGTCGGAG GTCTGCTGGGCCCAGCCAAAAGGGAAGCCTGGTTGCAATTGCGAGCAGAAATTGAAGCCTTGACGGACTCCTGGTTAACACTGGCACTGAAAGCACTAACATTAATCCACTCAAG GTCAAACTGTGTGAATATCCTTGTGACCACCACGCAGCTCATCCCTGCCCTGGCTAAGGTTTTGCTCTACGGCTTGGGAATAGTCTTTCCAATCGAGAATATTTATAGTGCAACCAAAATAG GGAAGGAGAGCTGCTTTGAGAGAGTTATTCAAAGGTTCGGGAGGAAAGTTGTTTACATTGTTGTTGGAGATGGCGTGGAAGAGGAGCAAGGCTCAAAAAAG